A window of Tatumella citrea genomic DNA:
TATCAGGCAGGTGGTTGAGTCCTGACCACCACTAAAAACAACTACCGCAATTTTCATTATCTTTATTCCTGTCAACGTTCACCGGTATGTTAACGCCTGGCAGCCAAAAGGACAAAACTGCGTGAGATATGATTCCGGAAATAGGTTTATTTGTCACAAATCCAGTTCTGTCTGCCACTGGCTAATATCGCCAATATTTTCGGCAACCCACTGTGGATTGTAATAGGTGTCGGGATAACGTTCACCACTGTCACAGATCAGTGAAACCAGTGAGCCTTGTTGTCCGCGGGCTTTCATCTCTCTGGCAGCATGAATCATTCCGCAAAAATTGGTTCCCGTAGAAGCACCCACTCGTCGGCCAAGAATTTTTTCCAGCGAGTACATCGCCGCCAGTGATGCGCCATCAGGAACTTTAAGCATCCGGTCGACCACTCCCGGTAAAAAGGAGGGTTCAACACGAGGGCGTCCAATTCCCTCTATCCGGCTGCTTGTCGGGCAGGTAAGAGAAAGATCACGTTGCTGCCAGAAATCATAAAAGACTGAGTTCTCAGGATCGGTGACCATCAGTTGAGTATTATACCCGCGATAACGGATATAACGACCCAGGGTTGCTGTGGTCCCGCCGGTGCCGGCGCTCATTATAATGCTGGCGGGCACGGGGCAGGGTTCATCCTCCATTTGCCGGAAGATACTGTCGGCTATATTGTTGTTACCCCGCCAGTCGGTTGCTCTTTCCGCATAGGTAAACTGATCCATATAGTGCCCGTCTAATTCCCTGGCCAGCAGGGCTGACTGCTGATAGATCTTTGCCGAGGTTTCGGTGAAATGGCACTTACCACCGTAAAAGTTGATCTGCTCTATTTTTCTTTTAGTGGTTGCTGCCGGCATTACTGCAATGAAAGGCAGCCCCAGCAAACGGGCAAAATATGCTTCGGAAACAGCGGTGCTGCCGGAAGACGATTCAATAATCGTTGTATTGCGGGTTATCCATCCGTTGCTCAGTCCGTAAAGAAACAGCGAACGGGCCAGACGGTGTTTCAGGCTACCACTGGGGTGAGTGCTTTCGTCTTTAAGATAAAAACGGATACCAGGAAATTCGCGCAGCGTAAAGCGAATCAAATGAGTATCTGCTGAACGGCGAAAGTCTGCGTTGATTTCGTTGATTGCGTTACGAACCCATTGGTCGGCCATGAAAAATTTCCTCAGTGTTGCAAAAAAACAGCATAAAGCACCCTGCGGAAAATAAACTGATTAAATATCCGTTATTATGCCACCCTAAGAGAAAAATATTCTCCAGAGAGGGCGCAATGATAGATAAAACAGACCGTAAACTCCTGTCGTTACTGCAGGAAGACAGTACAATGTCATTACAGGCACTGGCAGATGCGGTTAATCTGACATCCACTCCTTGCTGGAAACGACTGAAAAAACTCGAAGATAACGGGATTATCCGTAGTCGGGTGACGTTACTGGATGCTGAAAAACTGGGTTTAAGCCTGACGGCATTTATGTTCATTAAGACGCAACAGCATAATAAACAATGGTATCAGAGCTTTGCAGCACTAATCGATGAGCTGCCTCAGGTGATGGGATGCTACAGAATGTCCGGCGAGTATGATTATCTGCTACGCATTCAGGTCGCGGATATGAAGGCTTATGATGCACTCTACAAAAAACTGGTAGAGGGTATTGCTGGTTTAACGGAAATCACCTCCAGTTTTGCGATGGAAGAAATAAAATATACCACTGCCATTCCGCTGAATTTATAACCCATAATAATGAGATTCTTCTGTGCTGCTATTTAGTCAATTGCGCGAATATTTTGCTACAGAATGGCGAAGGTATGGCGGCGCCGTCAGCCTGCTGATCGTCGTTGCTTTACTGCAATTGCTGCCACCCAGACTGGTCGGGATTATCGTTGACGGAGTCACTCACCACAGCTTTTCTCATCGACAGTTGGCAGTATGGATTGTTGCCATACTGGCCATTGCCATGCTGACTTATTTGCTCCGTTATGTCTGGAGGGTATTGCTGTTTGGCGCGGCCTATCGACTGGCCGTGGTGCTACGCGAAAAGTACTATCGTCAGCTAAGTCAGCAGAGTCCGGAGTTTTATCTGAACCATCGCACCGGTGACCTGCTTGCCAGAGCAACTAACGATGTTGACCGGGTAGTATTTGCTGCAGGCGAGGGTGTTCTGACATTGATTGATTCGCTGGTTATGGGGCTGGCGGTTCTGGTTGTCATGAGTACACAAATCAGTTGGCAGCTGACCCTTATCGCTTTACTGCCTATGCCGCTAATGGCGTGGATTATTAATCGTTGTGGTAAACAACTCCACCAGTGTTTTCGCGATGCCCAGGCTGCATTTTCATCCCTGAATGACCAGACTCAGGAAAGCTTAACCAGTATCAGAATGATTAAATCATTTGGCCTGGAAGACTATCGCTCAGCTCAGTTTCTTAACACTTCTGAGCAGACCAGTACTGATAACTTACGTGTCGCACGGGTTGATTCTTTGTTTGAACCCGTCATTTATCTGGCTGTTGCCTGTTCTAATTTTCTGGCAATTGCCGGCGGTGGCTGGATGGTCTGGCACCAGCAACTCACGCTTGGTCAGCTAACCAGTTTCGTAATGTATCTGGGATTAATGATTTGGCCAATGCTGGCTCTGGCATGGATGTTTAATATTGTGGAGCGGGGGAGTGCGGCCTGGATAAGGATCGAAGCTCTGCTCTCCCTGAAACCGGCGATCATTGACGGGAAATATCGGCTGTCGGAAGAACAAAGTGATATACAAATAGATATCAGACAATTTATTTACCCACAAAGTGAGACCCCGGTTCTGCAGCAGGTCAGTATTACAATACCCCGTGGCGCTATCCTTGGCGTTTGCGGTCCGACCGGTAGCGGGAAGTCTACACTGCTGGCACTGATACAGCGTCATTTTGATATAACAGACGGTGAGGTGCGCTATCAGTCACAACCTCTTCCTTACTGGTCACTTGATGACTGGCGACAACGGCTGGCGGTCGTCAGCCAGGCACCTTTTTTGTTCTCTGATACTATTGCGAATAACATTGCGCTGGGAAATCCACACGCCAGCCCACAACAGATTACCAGAGTGGCTCAGATAGCCTGTGTAGACAAGGATATCCAGCGTCTTCCTGACGGATACAATACTCAGGTGGGAGAACGCGGGGTAATGTTATCCGGTGGACAAAAACAACGAATTTCCCTGGCCAGAGCACTGCTAATGGATGCAGAAATACTGATCCTTGATGATGCCTTATCGGCAGTAGATGGCGGGACAGAGCACCAGATACTGACGAACCTGCGCCAATGGCTGGGCCAGCGTACGGTTATTATTACTGCCCACCGGCTTTCTGCACTGGCCATGGCTGATGAAATTGTGGTGCTGCAGAACGGCAAAATTGCACAACGTGGTCCACATCTGCAACTGGAAAAGGTTCCTGGTTGGTACAGAGAGATGTATCAGTATCAGAAAATTGAAGCATCCCTGACCGGTAGTCCGGATCCGGTTTGCGAGCCCCTCCAGGAGGTTTGAGTGTCTCAACCGGTATCCTTTATGAAAACCTTAAAGCGGTTACTGATTTATGGTATGCCGTGGAAGAAACAACTGCTTACTGCGGTGCTGTTGCTGGTACTGGCAGCTGCGGCACAAGTGGCTGGCCCCGTGTTAATTAGTTACTTTATTGACCATTTTATCAGCGCTGATCAGTGGTTGTGGGGGCCGGTAATCGTTATTGGGGCTGGTTTCCTGATACTGCAGATTCTGGCGGCATGGTTTAACTACCGACAGTCATTACTATTTAATCAGGCTGCTATTGGGGTGGTGCAGAAACTGCGTTGTGAGGTGATGGATGCCGCATTACGCCAGCCGCTGAAAGCGTTCGATACCCAGCCGGTAGGACAACTGGTTTCCAGAGTGACTAATGACACTGAAGTAGTCAGGGATCTGTATATTACTGTTGTTGCCAGTGTGTTGCGCAGCGCGACTCTGATTATTGCCATGCTGGTAGCAATGTTTGCTCTGAACTGGCAAATGGCGCTGATAGCAGTCTGCATTTTTCCGCTGGTTTTTGGCGTGATGATTGCCTATCAAAAACGCAGTACCGGGATCGCTCGTCTGGTCAGAACCTATCTGGCCGATATTAATAACAGCCTGAATGAAGTCATTAATGGAATGACGGTGGTACAGCAGTTCCGCCGTCAGAAACATTTTGCTAAGCAGCTTAAGCAGCATAACGAAAACCATTATCAGGCCAGAATGAAAATTTTGCGGCTGGATGCATTTTTGCTAAGACCACTATTAAACCTGTTTACGGCAGTGATCCTGGCGATGCTGGTGTTAGTGTTTTGTCTGGCTGCTCCGGGGCATTTTGAGGTTGGAGTACTGTATGCCTTTATCGCTTATCTGGGGCGAATCGAAGAACCTCTGATTGAACTGACCACCCGTCAGTCATTACTGCAACAGGCGGTTGTTTCGGCGGAGCGGATATTTGAACTCATGGATACCCCTGCGCAGCATTATGGACAGGACAATCAGCCCATCCAGTCCGGCCAGTTGGCAGTCAGCAATTTGTCATTCGCTTACCAACCGGGGCGTGACGTTTTGAAAAATATTTACTGTCATGCCAGTGAAGGAGGCTTTCTGGCGTTGGTTGGCCATACCGGTAGCGGTAAAAGTACTCTTGCCAGCTTGCTGATGGGATATTATCCGGTGGAACGTGGGTATATCACTATTGACGGGCGGTCAGTGAGTGAGATGAGCCATCAGGTATTACGCAAGGGAGTGGGGATGGTTCAGCAAGACCCGACGGTGCTGGCCGACACTCTGCTGGAGAATATCCGGTTGGGCAGAAATATCTCCGAAGCAATGGTACTGGATGCTCTGCAACAAGTGCGGCTGACCGGCTGGATGGAAAATCTGCCTCAGGGTATTCATACCCCACTGGGCGAGCAGGGTAGTAGTTTATCTGCAGGGCAAAAACAGTTACTGGCCCTGGCTCGTATTCTGGTCGATGTGCCGGCGTTGCTGATTCTTGATGAAGCAACGGCAAGTATCGATTCCGGAACCGAGCTGGCGGTGCAACAGGTGCTTGCTCAGTTACGTAATAAAACAACACTG
This region includes:
- a CDS encoding PLP-dependent cysteine synthase family protein codes for the protein MADQWVRNAINEINADFRRSADTHLIRFTLREFPGIRFYLKDESTHPSGSLKHRLARSLFLYGLSNGWITRNTTIIESSSGSTAVSEAYFARLLGLPFIAVMPAATTKRKIEQINFYGGKCHFTETSAKIYQQSALLARELDGHYMDQFTYAERATDWRGNNNIADSIFRQMEDEPCPVPASIIMSAGTGGTTATLGRYIRYRGYNTQLMVTDPENSVFYDFWQQRDLSLTCPTSSRIEGIGRPRVEPSFLPGVVDRMLKVPDGASLAAMYSLEKILGRRVGASTGTNFCGMIHAAREMKARGQQGSLVSLICDSGERYPDTYYNPQWVAENIGDISQWQTELDL
- a CDS encoding Lrp/AsnC family transcriptional regulator codes for the protein MIDKTDRKLLSLLQEDSTMSLQALADAVNLTSTPCWKRLKKLEDNGIIRSRVTLLDAEKLGLSLTAFMFIKTQQHNKQWYQSFAALIDELPQVMGCYRMSGEYDYLLRIQVADMKAYDALYKKLVEGIAGLTEITSSFAMEEIKYTTAIPLNL
- a CDS encoding SmdA family multidrug ABC transporter permease/ATP-binding protein, which encodes MLLFSQLREYFATEWRRYGGAVSLLIVVALLQLLPPRLVGIIVDGVTHHSFSHRQLAVWIVAILAIAMLTYLLRYVWRVLLFGAAYRLAVVLREKYYRQLSQQSPEFYLNHRTGDLLARATNDVDRVVFAAGEGVLTLIDSLVMGLAVLVVMSTQISWQLTLIALLPMPLMAWIINRCGKQLHQCFRDAQAAFSSLNDQTQESLTSIRMIKSFGLEDYRSAQFLNTSEQTSTDNLRVARVDSLFEPVIYLAVACSNFLAIAGGGWMVWHQQLTLGQLTSFVMYLGLMIWPMLALAWMFNIVERGSAAWIRIEALLSLKPAIIDGKYRLSEEQSDIQIDIRQFIYPQSETPVLQQVSITIPRGAILGVCGPTGSGKSTLLALIQRHFDITDGEVRYQSQPLPYWSLDDWRQRLAVVSQAPFLFSDTIANNIALGNPHASPQQITRVAQIACVDKDIQRLPDGYNTQVGERGVMLSGGQKQRISLARALLMDAEILILDDALSAVDGGTEHQILTNLRQWLGQRTVIITAHRLSALAMADEIVVLQNGKIAQRGPHLQLEKVPGWYREMYQYQKIEASLTGSPDPVCEPLQEV
- a CDS encoding SmdB family multidrug efflux ABC transporter permease/ATP-binding protein, which codes for MSQPVSFMKTLKRLLIYGMPWKKQLLTAVLLLVLAAAAQVAGPVLISYFIDHFISADQWLWGPVIVIGAGFLILQILAAWFNYRQSLLFNQAAIGVVQKLRCEVMDAALRQPLKAFDTQPVGQLVSRVTNDTEVVRDLYITVVASVLRSATLIIAMLVAMFALNWQMALIAVCIFPLVFGVMIAYQKRSTGIARLVRTYLADINNSLNEVINGMTVVQQFRRQKHFAKQLKQHNENHYQARMKILRLDAFLLRPLLNLFTAVILAMLVLVFCLAAPGHFEVGVLYAFIAYLGRIEEPLIELTTRQSLLQQAVVSAERIFELMDTPAQHYGQDNQPIQSGQLAVSNLSFAYQPGRDVLKNIYCHASEGGFLALVGHTGSGKSTLASLLMGYYPVERGYITIDGRSVSEMSHQVLRKGVGMVQQDPTVLADTLLENIRLGRNISEAMVLDALQQVRLTGWMENLPQGIHTPLGEQGSSLSAGQKQLLALARILVDVPALLILDEATASIDSGTELAVQQVLAQLRNKTTLVVIAHRLSTITTADNILVLDRGEIIESGTHAQLLAMKGRYRQMYQLQRAGHELSHSNTSSR